The genome window CATGAAATCGGCAGCCGCGAAAGATATGCAGTCCATCTGGTGCGTGGCCGATCGCAATAAAGCGTTTGATAGCGCGATGAAGGGCGATGCGATCTCGCCAGCAACGTGTAAAACTGATATCGCTGCGCATTACCAACTGGGCATACAGTTTGGCGTGCAGGGCACCCCTGCTATCGTGTTGCAAGACGGTATGGTCGTGCCGGGATATCAAGGGCCAAAAGAAATGCTGGCGATGCTGGAAGCACATAAAGCCTCGAAGAAAACCGGCGGTTAATGCTACGTGGATATGATTACCCAACTCCGTCGGCGTCCGCTGGCGGAGGACATTGATTTACCTGACACCGTTCCGCCCTTGCTGCGTCGCCTTTATGCGCAGCGCGGCGTGAAAGGGGCTCAGGAGCTGGAACGAAGCCTGAGTGGTTTACTCAATTATCGGTTGTTAAGCGGTATTGATAAGGCAGTCGATCTGCTGCAAAAAACGCTGGCTGAGAAGCGCTGCATCGTCATTGTCGGCGATTTTGATGCCGATGGTGCTACCAGTACCGCGCTCACCGTGCTGGCACTGCGCAGCATGGGTGCCGTGAACGTGAAGTATCTGGTGCCGAACCGTTTTGAAGACGGTTACGGGCTCAGTCCGGAAGTGGTGGCGCAGGCCGCCGCGCTGGGTGCAGAAGTGATTGTGACCGTGGATAACGGGATCTCTTCTCACGCGGGCGTTGAGGATGCGCATCGGCGCGGTATTACCGTGCTGGTGACCGATCACCATCTGCCGGGTGAAATTCTGCCTGACGCCGACGCCATGATTAATCCCAATCTGCCTGACTGTCAGTTTCCCTCCAAGTCACTGGCGGGCGTAGGCGTCGCGTTTTATCTGATGATGGCGTTGTTCGTACGCCTGCGTGATAGCGGCTGGTTTACGCAACCCTGGTTTACACAACAGGGGCTGGCGAAGCCGAACCTCACCGAATTACTGGATCTGGTGGCGCTGGGCACGGTCGCTGACGTGGTGCCGCTGGATGCCAACAACCGGATTCTGGTCGCGCAGGGGCTGAACCGCATTCGTGCGGGCGAATGTCGTCCGGGTATTCGGGCGCTGCTGGAAGTGGCGAACCGCGATGCCAGTCAACTGGTCGCCAGCGATTTAGGCTTTGCGTTAGGCCCACGGCTGAACGCGGCTGGACGGCTACACGACATGAAAATCGGTGTCGAACTGCTGCTCAGCGATGACATCGTACAAGCACGTATCCTTGCCAATGAACTGAATGACATGAATCAGGACCGGCGGGAGATTGAACAGGGGATGCAGGCAGAAGCGTTGCGCCTGTGTGAATCGCTGGAACGTACCCGTGATTCACTGCCTTACGGATTGGCGATGTATCACCCGGAATGGCATCAGGGTGTCGTCGGTATTTTGGCTTCGCGCATTAAAGAACGTTTTCATCGTCCAGTGATTGCCTTTGCTCCTGCGGGCGACGGCATGCTGAAAGGGTCAGGGCGCTCCATTTCCGGCCTGCATCTGCGCGATGCGCTGGAGCGGCTGGATACGCTGTACCCCGGTATGATGCAGAAATTCGGCGGGCATGCGATGGCGGCAGGGTTATCGCTGCATGAAGATCGGTTTGAGGATTTTCGCCAGCGCTTTGGCGAGCTGGTTGGCGAATGGCTCGACCCGTCTCAGCTTGAAGGCGTCGTCTGGTCTGACGGTGAGCTGGTGCTGCCGGAACTGGATTTGCTCTCAACGGCAGAGATGCTGCGCTACGCGGGGCCGTGGGGTCAGTCCTTCCCTGAACCGACGTTCGATGGCTGCTTCCGTATTCTGCAACCTCGCCTACTCAAAGAGCGCCATTTGAAAGCGATGTTTGAACCGATTGGTGCAACAGGGCAGGTGCCGCTGTTAGATGGTATCGCATTCAATGTTGATACTACCATCTGGCCGGATCCGAGCATTAAAGAAGTGGAAATCGTGTACCGGCTGGATATTAACGAGTTTCGCGGTAAACGTTCGGTGCAATTGCTCATTCAACATCTGTGGCCGCGCTAGCCGTGTGGACAGAATACGGTGGGCAGAAAGTCTATAAAATGGGCCTTTTATCCGCTAGAATGGCGGGTTACACCATTCCGTTGTCAACGACTTAACGTAAGAATATAAAAAATCATGTTTGAAATTAATCCGGTAAAAAACCGCATTCAGGACCTGTCTGAACGTAGTGCCGTTCTTAGGGGGTATCTTTGACTATGATGCCAAGAAAGAACGCCTCGAAGAAGTAAATGCCGAACTGGAACAGCCTGATGTCTGGAATGAGCCTGAACGCGCTCAGGCATTGGGAAAAGAACGTTCCTCGCTGGAAGCCATCGTAGACACCATCGATCAACTGACTCAAGGTCTGGAAGATGTGAATGGTCTGCTTGAGCTTGCGGTGGAAGAAGACGACGAAGATACGTTTAATGAAACGTCGGTAGAACTGGACGCGCTGGAAAATAAATTAGGCCAGCTCGAATTCCGTCGCATGTTCTCCGGCCAGTACGACAGTGCGGATTGTTACCTGGATATTCAGGCAGGTTCTGGCGGTACGGAAGCGCAGGACTGGGCCAGCATGCTGGTGCGTATGTACCTGCGTTGGGCGGAAGCCAAAGGGTTTAAAACCGAAATTATTGAAGAGTCAGACGGTGACGTGGCCGGTACGAAATCCGCCACTATCAAGATCATCGGCGACTATGCATTTGGCTGGCTGCGTACCGAAACCGGCGTACACCGTCTGGTGCGTAAGAGCCCGTTCGATTCCGGCGGCCGCCGCCACACCTCATTCAGCTCCGCGTTCGTTTACCCGGAAGTTGAAGATGATATCGATATCGAAATCAATCCTGCCGACCTGCGTATTGACGTTTACCGTGCCTCTGGTGCGGGTGGTCAGCACGTTAACCGGACAGAATCTGCGGTGCGTATTACCCACATGCCTACTGGTATTGTCACGCAGTGTCAGAATGACCGTTCCCAGCATAAAAACAAAGATCAGGCGATGAAACAGCTGAAAGCCAAGCTGTACGAGTTTGAGATGCAAAAGAAAAATGCTGAGAAACAGGCGATGGAAGACAACAAGTCTGATATCGGCTGGGGCAGCCAGATTCGTTCCTATGTTCTGGATGATTCGCGCATCAAAGATTTACGTACCGGAGTGGAAACACGTAACACTCAGGCCGTACTGGATGGCGATCTGGACAAATTTATTGAAGCAAGTTTAAAAGCGGGGTTATAAGAATTCACATGGCTGAATCACAATCACAGGGTGCCGATCAGGCGCAAGATCTGAATAATGAATTAAAAACGCGTCGTGAAAAGCTGGTGGCGCTGCGTGAAACCGGGATCGCATTCCCGAATGATTTCCGCCGTGACAGCACGTCCGATCGTCTGCACGCTGAGTTCGATGGCAAAGAGAACGAAGAGCTGGAAGAACTGGGCGTTGAAGTGACTGTCGCGGGCCGTATGATGACCCGTCGCATCATGGGTAAAGCCTCTTTCGTGACCTTGCAGGACGTTGGTGGCCGTATTCAGCTGTATGTTTCCCGCGACGATCTGGTGGAAGGCATCTATAACGAGCAGTTCAAGAAGTGGGATCTGGGCGATATTCTGGGCGCGCGCGGTAAGCTGTTCAAAACCAAGACGGGCGAGCTGTCCATCCACTGTACTGAACTGCGTTTGCTGACTAAAGCGCTGCGTCCGCTGCCGGATAAATTCCACGGTCTGGCCGATCAGGAAACGCGTTATCGCCAGCGTTATCTGGATCTGATCGCTAACGATGAATCTCGCAATACCTTCCGTATTCGTTCAAAAGTGATGGCGGCGATCCGTAGCTTCATGGTTGATCACGGCTTTATGGAAGTTGAAACGCCAATGATGCAGGTGATCCCTGGCGGCGCGTCTGCCCGTCCGTTCATTACGCACCACAACGCGCTGGACATCGACATGTACCTGCGCATCGCGCCGGAACTGTACCTGAAGCGTCTGGTTGTCGGTGGCTTTGAGCGTGTGTTCGAGATCAACCGTAACTTCCGTAACGAAGGCGTTTCCCCACGTCATAACCCTGAATTCACCATGATGGAACTTTATATGGCGTATGCCGATTATAAAGACCTGATTGTGCTGACGGAAAACCTGTTCCGTACGCTGACGCAGGACGTACTGGGCTCGACAACGGTGGAATACGGCGACCAGACATTCGACTTCGGCAAGCCGTTCGAGAAGCTGACGATGCGCGAAGCGATCTGTAAGTACCGCCCTGAAACCAACGTTGCCGATCTGGACGATCTGGAGAAAGCGACCGCGATCGCCCAGTCTCTGGGGATCAAGATCGAGAAAAGCTGGGGTCTGGGCCGTATCGTTACCGAGATCTTCGAAGAGACGGCAGAAAGCAGCCTGATCCAGCCAACCTTCATCACCGAATATCCGGCTGAAGTATCACCGCTGGCGCGTCGTAACGATCAAAACCCTGAAATCACCGATCGCTTTGAGTTCTTCATCGGCGGCCGTGAAATCGGTAACGGCTTCTCCGAGCTGAATGATGCCGAAGATCAGGCAGAGCGTTTTGCGCAGCAGGTGAATGCTAAAGACGCGGGCGATGACGAAGCGATGTTCTACGACGAAGACTACGTGACCGCGCTGGAACACGGCCTGCCACCGACAGCGGGTCTGGGTATCGGTATCGATCGTATGGTGATGTTGTTCACTAACAGCCACACCATCCGCGACGTGATCCTGTTCCCGGCAATGCGTCCGCAGAAATAAGGCAAAGAAAGTCAGACTGACACTGTCGTCATACTTTATTAAACCGGTGCAACCGCACCGGTTTTTTTACTATCGACAAAGGCCGTCGAGCGGTAGTAACGGATAGATCGTAAAGACGCTGTGAACACATCCCTGTGCGCTCGGCTTGCGCGGATATGAATCTCATCCCTGAGATTCACCCTTACAGGGCCGTCGCTAGCGACGTTCAAAAACGTTCCTGACGTTTTTGTCCATGGCGCAAACGCTTTACTCTTCTATTCCGTTACTACCGTTTTTTTTCGGCGAATGGGTTTATCAACTATCTGGAACGCCATAACCACGTTTTCCCTCCGCATTCTTGCCGTTATTCTGTGATTGTCGCATGACGGGGGAAGATGCTATTTTCAGGCATTCATTCACTGCCGGAACACTCCCATGATGACTTACCGCGATGCCTGGTTCGAACTGGCGCTGTTAACCAACGGCCGCAGTTTTCCACGGCATACGCACGACGAGTTCGTCATCAGCGCCAATCTCAGCGGGTTGGAAACGGTCTGGCTGGATGGAGAGACCTTTATTGCCACCAACGATATGGTGACAACCTACAATCCCGATCAGCTACAAGGCAGCGACAACGCGTTTGACCGCTGGCAGTGCGCATCACTGTACGTTCACCCGCAGGCATTCGAGCATTATTTCCACCAAACTTTTCGGTTCTCACGGGGCTGGAATCCGTCGCCGCAGTTGGCAGCCGAGCTAAAACAGCTGGTCATCTCTGATGTGGACGATTGCACGCGTCAGGAGCGCATTATCCTGCTGCTGGCTGCGTTGATGGAAAACCAGCATCCTATGCCGTCTCAGGGCCAGATTAAAGAAGCAGAGCGGATCACGCGGATTAAAGACGGGTTGCTGAGCGATCTCAGCGATGTCCCCACGCTCGATCAGCTCGCGCAGCAGGAAAATCTGTCAGTCGCACATCTGGTACGTTCGTTTAATCAGGCGGTTGGGCTACCACCGCTGGCGTGGCTGATGCAGCGACGTATGTGTAAAGCGCGGGAACTGCTGCGGCAGGGGACTGCGATTAGCCAGGTCGCGGGTGATGTCGGGTTTGCCGATCAGGCGCATTTCACCAAAGCTTTCAATCGCTATAACGCCATGACGCCGGGGCAGTTCCGCCGTATCAATTTTTGACAATACAGCGTTTCCTTTGGGCTCTAGACTCGCCTTATTGCTTAACGTTCGAAGGGAATTCCATGCTGTTAGTTGTGTTCACGGGGATGCTGCTATCCCTGTCGCTGTGTCTCGATCTGGGGATGGTCAATACCGCGATTATTAACCGGGGGCTGCGGCACGGCGCGCGCTCGGCGTTTTATATCGGGCTGGGTTCCTGTTTCGGCGATCTGTTCTATGCCACGCTGTCGGTGCTGGGTCTGGCGGTTGTCTTTAATCTGACACCCGTTCGCTGGGCGCTATGGATTGGCGGCGGGCTGATTCTGATCTGGATGACGTTCAGTATGGCGCGTGCGGCATGGCGTGACTATCAGGTTAAACGTTTCGCCAATCTTTCTGCGACAGCGAATGCGGCGGATTTTACTGCGCCGCCTGCCCGCTATACCGAGTTTTTCAGCGGCGTTGGCATGGCGCTGGCGTCACCAACGGCGTTACTGTGGTTTGCTGCGATTGGTGGCACCATTATCGCGCAATCTACCGATGGCTCAGCCTTCATGATTAGCCTGTTTCTGCTGGGCTTTTTTGTGGGCGGCGTGCTGTGGACATTCTTCCTCGCCGCGCTGGTGAAGTACGGTCAGCGCCTGCTGAAAGAGCGTATCTCATTCTATTGCAGCCTGATCTCCGCGCTGCTATTTGCCTACTTTGCCTGGCACGTTATTTCCAATGGGTATGAGACGCTGTTTCTGCCGTTCTCTACGGCTGCATAACTGGCTAAAACATCAACATGTTGCCGGGTTTTTTACTTGCTCGGCAACGGCATAGCGCTATAATGCCATTCGCTTCTTTGTGCGAGTGTAGTTCAATGGTAGAACGGCAGCTTCCCAAGCTGCATACGAGGGTTCGATTCCCTTCACTCGCTCCATGACCTTCTTAAAGACCTCTAACTTACTGAATCCTAAGGGACACGGCTTAACGCCTCCTTACAGAGTTACTTACTGTAACCTACTGTGTAACCCTGCTCAGGGCATACAGACCATGATTCAGCTATCAAATTCAACCAGTGTTCTCTCGATTACCACTTATCTATACCAGCGTGGCGGCGTTTACTATTTCCGTATGAAAACAAAAAGAAGTAAAGATGTCTGGAAGTCTAAAATGAATGAGAATAAGATAACTTCAGTTTCATTACGAACCAAAGACAGGCGTACCGCTATGGCTCACTCTCGACACATTAAGGCAGCACTTAAAGCAATCCATGCGGATAAGCCTAACGCTTCCTATGAGGAGATGAGGGAGCATCTAAGGGATATTGCTGAGTGGGAATTGTCGTTGGGGCGTTCAGACCTCTTTGAGCCAGACATGAGGGATATCTATCGTGACCAGTACGGGGAAGTAGGCGAGGGCCTTATTGATGCTTTAGCAAGTGAACCGTTGAGTATTGACCAACACCGATACATCAATGAAGCGCTGAAGGTACTAAAGGCTTGCATGAAACGTATAGAAGTGGGAGACAGTCAACCTCTCATAGATTATATCGATGGATTTTATGATATTGATCGGTCAAATAATCAGGCGTCTGTATCCCTACCTGTTAATGTGCCAGAAGTGGCTACCGTCAGTGTTGCTGCTCTCTTTGGGCAATACGAAGATGAGAATGCTCAGAATTGGAAGCCAGCAACCTTAAGAGAAAACACATCGGCCCACGCTACGTTAATCGAAATCTTCAACTATATGGGCCTCAACGAGGACGCTAACGCGATAACTCGCGCTGATATGCTAAAGGTTCGTGATGTCCTCCAGCGATTACCAAAGCACCGTAAGCAGCGTTACAAGAATACGCCATTGGCAGACCTATTGAATCGTGAGGATAAGGCTGATTGTCTGGATGTGGTAACAATTAACAATAGATACCTGATTAAGCTGTCAGCCGTCTTTAAATGGGCTGTAAGAAATGACTTATTAGTCAAGAATCTAGCTGAAGGGTTGGAACTAAAAGTGCCCCAGCGTAGAGTCTCTGAGGCGCGTAATGCCTTTAGTCCTGAGCAAGTGAGGCAAATATTGGTCGCCGCTAGAGCGTATTCACAGAAGAACTCAGGTAAGCCATATCATTATTATGTCACCGCTTTGG of Pectobacterium carotovorum contains these proteins:
- the recJ gene encoding single-stranded-DNA-specific exonuclease RecJ, giving the protein MDMITQLRRRPLAEDIDLPDTVPPLLRRLYAQRGVKGAQELERSLSGLLNYRLLSGIDKAVDLLQKTLAEKRCIVIVGDFDADGATSTALTVLALRSMGAVNVKYLVPNRFEDGYGLSPEVVAQAAALGAEVIVTVDNGISSHAGVEDAHRRGITVLVTDHHLPGEILPDADAMINPNLPDCQFPSKSLAGVGVAFYLMMALFVRLRDSGWFTQPWFTQQGLAKPNLTELLDLVALGTVADVVPLDANNRILVAQGLNRIRAGECRPGIRALLEVANRDASQLVASDLGFALGPRLNAAGRLHDMKIGVELLLSDDIVQARILANELNDMNQDRREIEQGMQAEALRLCESLERTRDSLPYGLAMYHPEWHQGVVGILASRIKERFHRPVIAFAPAGDGMLKGSGRSISGLHLRDALERLDTLYPGMMQKFGGHAMAAGLSLHEDRFEDFRQRFGELVGEWLDPSQLEGVVWSDGELVLPELDLLSTAEMLRYAGPWGQSFPEPTFDGCFRILQPRLLKERHLKAMFEPIGATGQVPLLDGIAFNVDTTIWPDPSIKEVEIVYRLDINEFRGKRSVQLLIQHLWPR
- the prfB gene encoding peptide chain release factor 2 (programmed frameshift); translation: MFEINPVKNRIQDLSERSAVLRGYLDYDAKKERLEEVNAELEQPDVWNEPERAQALGKERSSLEAIVDTIDQLTQGLEDVNGLLELAVEEDDEDTFNETSVELDALENKLGQLEFRRMFSGQYDSADCYLDIQAGSGGTEAQDWASMLVRMYLRWAEAKGFKTEIIEESDGDVAGTKSATIKIIGDYAFGWLRTETGVHRLVRKSPFDSGGRRHTSFSSAFVYPEVEDDIDIEINPADLRIDVYRASGAGGQHVNRTESAVRITHMPTGIVTQCQNDRSQHKNKDQAMKQLKAKLYEFEMQKKNAEKQAMEDNKSDIGWGSQIRSYVLDDSRIKDLRTGVETRNTQAVLDGDLDKFIEASLKAGL
- the lysS gene encoding lysine--tRNA ligase, which translates into the protein MAESQSQGADQAQDLNNELKTRREKLVALRETGIAFPNDFRRDSTSDRLHAEFDGKENEELEELGVEVTVAGRMMTRRIMGKASFVTLQDVGGRIQLYVSRDDLVEGIYNEQFKKWDLGDILGARGKLFKTKTGELSIHCTELRLLTKALRPLPDKFHGLADQETRYRQRYLDLIANDESRNTFRIRSKVMAAIRSFMVDHGFMEVETPMMQVIPGGASARPFITHHNALDIDMYLRIAPELYLKRLVVGGFERVFEINRNFRNEGVSPRHNPEFTMMELYMAYADYKDLIVLTENLFRTLTQDVLGSTTVEYGDQTFDFGKPFEKLTMREAICKYRPETNVADLDDLEKATAIAQSLGIKIEKSWGLGRIVTEIFEETAESSLIQPTFITEYPAEVSPLARRNDQNPEITDRFEFFIGGREIGNGFSELNDAEDQAERFAQQVNAKDAGDDEAMFYDEDYVTALEHGLPPTAGLGIGIDRMVMLFTNSHTIRDVILFPAMRPQK
- a CDS encoding AraC family transcriptional regulator, which produces MMTYRDAWFELALLTNGRSFPRHTHDEFVISANLSGLETVWLDGETFIATNDMVTTYNPDQLQGSDNAFDRWQCASLYVHPQAFEHYFHQTFRFSRGWNPSPQLAAELKQLVISDVDDCTRQERIILLLAALMENQHPMPSQGQIKEAERITRIKDGLLSDLSDVPTLDQLAQQENLSVAHLVRSFNQAVGLPPLAWLMQRRMCKARELLRQGTAISQVAGDVGFADQAHFTKAFNRYNAMTPGQFRRINF
- a CDS encoding LysE family translocator gives rise to the protein MLLVVFTGMLLSLSLCLDLGMVNTAIINRGLRHGARSAFYIGLGSCFGDLFYATLSVLGLAVVFNLTPVRWALWIGGGLILIWMTFSMARAAWRDYQVKRFANLSATANAADFTAPPARYTEFFSGVGMALASPTALLWFAAIGGTIIAQSTDGSAFMISLFLLGFFVGGVLWTFFLAALVKYGQRLLKERISFYCSLISALLFAYFAWHVISNGYETLFLPFSTAA
- a CDS encoding site-specific integrase, producing the protein MIQLSNSTSVLSITTYLYQRGGVYYFRMKTKRSKDVWKSKMNENKITSVSLRTKDRRTAMAHSRHIKAALKAIHADKPNASYEEMREHLRDIAEWELSLGRSDLFEPDMRDIYRDQYGEVGEGLIDALASEPLSIDQHRYINEALKVLKACMKRIEVGDSQPLIDYIDGFYDIDRSNNQASVSLPVNVPEVATVSVAALFGQYEDENAQNWKPATLRENTSAHATLIEIFNYMGLNEDANAITRADMLKVRDVLQRLPKHRKQRYKNTPLADLLNREDKADCLDVVTINNRYLIKLSAVFKWAVRNDLLVKNLAEGLELKVPQRRVSEARNAFSPEQVRQILVAARAYSQKNSGKPYHYYVTALAAITGARLNEVAQLQVKDVKTTGTETVYIHINEDDSSLSGKSIKNAHSERYVPLVDGAYGFILADFMTLVEARRSAGGDDALVFDGLHLMKNGYGEQVSKWFNRTLLPKVLTDRDGLAFHSFRHTVATQLKQHGVELAYAQAIMGHSSGSITYDRYAKEVEVDKLFNVLSGVYLPQQ